Sequence from the Catenuloplanes indicus genome:
CATGTTCCCGGGCGTGAACGCACGCCGCGCCGAGCCGGACGAGGTCGCGGAGATCAAGGGCCGCGCGGTGATGGCCGACGTGATCGCGGCCGCTGTCGCGGACCGTCAGCGCGTGCCGGACGAGCCGATCGAGATCAACATCGAGGGCGAGACACAGTTGCTGCTGCAACCGGCCACCGTCCGCGCGGCCCGCGACCAGGTCCGCCGCACCGGCAAGCTGCACAACCTGGCCCGGCCGGACTTCGACACCGAGATCATCCACGCGCTGTCGCTGCAGCTGGCGGAGAAGATCGGCACCGACCCGTACGCGAACGACGCGCTCGGCGGCGAGGACGCGCCCGGCGACCCGATCATCTTCGACGAGGCCGACCTCGCGCAGATCCGCCGCGAGCTGCGCCGCGAGCCAGAGGTTCTGGCCGTGCTCGACTGGCTCTGGCCGGTCCTCACGCCGCAGCAGATCGTGGCCGGCCTCTACGCCTCGCTCACCCGGATGACCGCGGCCGCGTCCGGGCTGCTCACGCTGGCCGAGCAGGAGGCGCTGCTGCGCGAACCGAAGGGCGGCTTCAGCCCGGCCGACGTGCCGCTGCTGGACGAGGCCGCGGAACTGCTCGGCGAGGAGGAGAACACCCGCCGCGAGCGTGTCGCCGAGCTGGAGCGGCTGTTCCAGCTGGAGTACGCGCAGGGTGCGATCGACATCGCGCTCGGCTCGCGAAGCGTCGACCTGGAGGACGAGGACGACCCGGAGCTGCTGATGGGCACCGACCTGCTGGACGCGAGCCGGATGGCCGAACGCCAGCAGTTCGACGCCGCGCTCACCGCCGCGCAGCGCGCCGCCGCGGACCGTACCTGGGCGTTCGGGCACGTCATCGTGGACGAGGCGCAAGAACTCAGCCCGATGGCGTGGCGCCTGCTGATGCGCCGCTGCCCGAGCCGCTCGATGACCGTCGTCGGCGACGTCGCCCAGACCGGCGACCTCGGCGGCACCTCGTCCTGGGACGACGCGCTCGCGCCGTACCTGGAACGCCGCTACCGCCTCACCGAGCTCACCGTCAGTTACCGTACGCCGGGGGAGATCATGGACCTCGCGGCCCCGGTGCTGGCCCGGGTCAACCCGGCCCTGGCCGTGCCGCGCGCGGTCCGGCACACCGGCGTCCGGCCGTGGCGGCTCACCGGTGACCTGTCCATGCTGGTCAAGGCGGTGTCGGAGTGGTCCGGTGACGGGCGCCTCGGCGTCATCGTCCCGGCCGGGCTGCTCGGCGCGGCCACCGCGGCGCTTCCCGAGGCGGCCTCCGGGGCACGCGCGGACCTGACCAGCCCGGTCGTGGTGCTCACCGTGCGTCAGTCCAAGGGCCTCGAGTTCGACGCGGTCATCGTCTACGACCCGGACCGCATCGTCGCGGAATCGCCGCGCGGCGACGGTGACCTCTACGTCGCGCTGACGCGCGCCACCCAGACCCTGGGCCTGGTCTCGCCGGGGCCGATCGCGTCACTGCCGGATTAGGGCCGAAGGCGGATGTACCCGCTTCCGGCGTGGCCGCTGTCCGCACGAGAAAGGCGTTTACCCCGCTCGGCGGTGGGTGGCCGGGGCGGCAGCCGGGCTCCCTGACCGGACCGTGGGTGGTCGCGGAGAACCGCGATCACCCGGCCGGGTCCGGTTCCGGCCGCGTGTTCCAGATCCGACAGCGGGTTTGTAAGAACGCGGACGTATCACACACAGGAAATCAAATCCCTGGATATGTTCCCGTGCGGGCCCGGCACTGCGCCGGGCTCGGAGGGGGGTTACATCCATGCGACTCACCACACCGGGCGGCCGGCTGCGGTCGGCACTGATCGGCGGCGCCGCGCTCAGCCTGGCCCTGGCCGGGCTCGGCGCACCCGCCGCCGCGGTACCGGCCGACTCGGCCGCCGCGCCGGTCGCTCCGCACACCACGGTCGCGGACGACAACGCGCCGCCGCGCGCGGTCGTCCCGGCGCGTGCGGCCGCGGCCGGCGGGGCCGGGATCTCCGGCACGACCGGCTCCGGCGTGCTCACGCCGACCACGTCACCCGCGGTCACCGGCGCGCGCGCCCCGGGCGCCGGGCTGTCCGGCGGCTTCGGCACGGACACCGTCATCGGCACCGACAACCGTACCCGGGTCAACCCGACCACCCCGTTCCCGACCAGCGCGATCGTGCAGATCATCCGCGTCGACGGCAGCACCACCTGGGGCTGCACCGGCTGGGTCTACGGCGCCAACATCATCGCGACGGCCGGGCACTGCGTGCACCCGGGCGGCGGCGCCAACGGTGGCGGCGGCAACGGCTTCTACCCTCGGGCCAACTACACGATCATCCCCGCGCGCAACGGCACCACCAACCCGTTCGGCACCTGCACCGCCACCCAGCTGATGTCCGTCAACGGCTGGATGGCCGACGGCAGCGCCGACTACGACTACGGCGCCATCCGGCTGAGCTGCAACGCGGGCGCCAGCACCGGCACGTTCGGCTTCTGGTGGCAGAGCGCGTCGCTGACCGGCACCGCGACCACGGTCTCCGGCTACCCCTGCGACAAGACGTTCGGCGAGCAGTGGCGGCACGCGGGCATGACGGTGACGTCCACCGCGGCCCGGCGCGTCTACTACCAGAACGACACGGCCGGTTGCCAGAGCGGCTCCCCGGTCTACCAGACCCGCGCGGCCGGCAGCTCGTTCTGCGTCGGCCAGTGCACGATGGCGATCCACGCGTACGGCGGCTCCAGCAACTCCGGCACCCGGATCACCGAGCCGGTCTACAACAACCTCATCTCCTGGCGCGGCTGATCCACTCCCGTGGGCAGGGCCGGCCCGCACCGGGCCGGCCCTGCCCACGGGCGGATTCGCCGTTGCCCGGTGAAGCGTTCGGCGGCCTGCTGCGTCGCGCCGGCGCCCCGGCGGCGCGCGGCCCGGGAACCGGCGCCCCGGCGGCGTGCCTCGGAACCGGCGTCCCGGCGGGGTGCGTCCGAACGGTAGGCCCGGCACATTCCCGACCGAGGAGGCTCCCGTGCGTGTTCCCCGCCCGATGACACTGGTCCTGCTGGCCACGGTGCCGCTGCTGCTCGGTCTCGCGTTGATCGTCGCGGACGGCGACCGCCCGTCCTCGGACACCGGCCCGGCCGCCTCACCGGCCGGTCCGCCGGCCGTCGGCACGGTCACCGGCTTGGTCACCGACGCCGGTGGGGCTCCGGTCGCCGGCGTCGGAGTCCAGGTCAGCTCCCTGGACGACCCGCCGCTCCCGATCCCGGAGACCGGCGTGATCACCGGCGCCGACGGCCGTTACGAGTGGCGGCTGCGAGCCGGCCGCTACGAGTTCAGCGCGGCCACCGGCACCACCCGCGCCGCGCTGCCGGCGACGGTGCTCCCCGGCGGGACCGTCACCCTCGATCTTCCACTGACCTGAGCCGGGGTTCCGCCCGGGATCACCAGGTGTGCGCGCGGAACCAGGAGCGCGCCGCCCGCGTGTTCAGCAACAGCAGGTAGAGCGCCGGCCCGGCGAGGCCCGCGGCCTGTGACAGCTCCCCGGTGGACGCGACCGTGACCGCGACGCCCGCCACGCCGGCCAGACTCAAGATGATCATCAGAACGCGTGCCCACTGCCGCCCGCGCTGCAACGTCCGCCCGATCACGAACGAGATCAGCGCGGACACCGCCAGCACGCCGGCCACCACGTACGACACCGCGGTCAGCCGCGCCGGGTCGACGAACTGCGCGTCCCCGGCGAACAGGTCCGCCGGCGCCACCCACAGGATCAGCGCCACCCCGGCCAGCTGCACCAGCCCGCTCAGGTAGTGCAGAAACGCCAGCACGTGCACTCCGGGCGGCGCGGACCGCCGCACCGCCCGCACCGGCGCGGCCGGGTAGGCCGGGTACTGATAGGGCTGCGCGTATCCGTACGACATCGTTCGCTCCTCGTCGTTGGGCTCGGGCTACAGCCTCGCCGCGGCCGCCCCACGCCGAATCCCCGAAAGGTGCCAGTCAGGAGCGGCAGCGGTCCGGGCTGTAGAGGTGGCTGTCGGGGAAGGCGGCGGCGGTGAGGGCGGGGCCGACGATGATCACGGCGGTGCGCTTGATGCCGGCGTCGTGGACCAGCGGGGCGATCGTGCTCAGGGTCCCGCGGAGAATCTGTTCGTCCGGGCGCGACGCGCGGGCCACGACCGCGACCGGGCAGTCCGCGCCGTAGTGCGGGAGCAGTTCGGTGACCAGGTGGTCGATCCGCTGGACGGCCAGGTGCAGCACGAGCGTGGCGCCGGACGCGGCCAGCGTGGGCAGCTGCTCGCGCGGCGGCATCGCGGTGGCGCGCTCGGCGGTGCGGGTCAGGATGACGGTCTGCGCGACCTCCGGCACGGTCAGCTCGCGGCACAGGCTCGCGGCCGCGGCGGCGAACGCGGGCACGCCCGGGACCACGTCGTACGGGATGCCGGCCGCGTCCAGCCGGCGCATCTGCTCGGCCATCGCGGAGAAGACCGACGGGTCGCCGGAGTGCAGCCGCGCCACGTCGTGACCGGCCGCGTGCGCCGCGACCAGCTCGAGGACGATCTCGTCGAGCGACATCCGGGCGGTGTCGATCAGCCGGGCGCCGGGCGGGCACCAGGTGAGCATCTCCGGCGGGACCAGGCTGCCGGCGTAGAGGCAGACCGGGCTGGCCGCGATCAGGTCGCGGCCGCGCACGGTGATCAGGTCGGCGGCGCCCGGGCCGGCGCCGATGAAGTGCACGGTCATGCTCTGCGTACCGTCCATTGGGTTACCGGGAGCGCCGGGCGCCAGGCGGTGAACCCGCCCACCGCACCGGCGCGGGATATCTCGATGCGGGTCAGGTCGCCGCCGAGCGCGTCGCGCGCGGCCGTGACCACGCGCTCGGACTCGATCGTGACCGCGTTGACGACCAGCCGGCCGCCGGGGCGCAGCGCGGCCCAGCACCGCTCGATCATGCCGGGTGCGGTGACGCCGCCGCCGACGAAGATCGCGTCCGGGTCC
This genomic interval carries:
- the cobM gene encoding precorrin-4 C(11)-methyltransferase, producing the protein MDGTQSMTVHFIGAGPGAADLITVRGRDLIAASPVCLYAGSLVPPEMLTWCPPGARLIDTARMSLDEIVLELVAAHAAGHDVARLHSGDPSVFSAMAEQMRRLDAAGIPYDVVPGVPAFAAAAASLCRELTVPEVAQTVILTRTAERATAMPPREQLPTLAASGATLVLHLAVQRIDHLVTELLPHYGADCPVAVVARASRPDEQILRGTLSTIAPLVHDAGIKRTAVIIVGPALTAAAFPDSHLYSPDRCRS
- a CDS encoding HelD family protein; this translates as MEQKSSLGEEQAYLDALYRRLDGMRAEAAARLAEKMRESGGTPQERSQRDSAVTMYTDQVAVLGAVENGLCFGRLDFAGEAERRYIGRIGVFDDRGDYEPLLVDWRAPAARPFYLATAAAPLGVVRRRHIRTAGRTVAALDDEVLDLDDAGAGAHDLTGEATLLAALDARRTGRMRDIVETIQAEQDRIIRADLSGTLVVQGGPGTGKTAVALHRAAYLLYTYRQQLSKQVVLILGPNPTFLGYIGQVLPSLAETGVLLRTLGGMFPGVNARRAEPDEVAEIKGRAVMADVIAAAVADRQRVPDEPIEINIEGETQLLLQPATVRAARDQVRRTGKLHNLARPDFDTEIIHALSLQLAEKIGTDPYANDALGGEDAPGDPIIFDEADLAQIRRELRREPEVLAVLDWLWPVLTPQQIVAGLYASLTRMTAAASGLLTLAEQEALLREPKGGFSPADVPLLDEAAELLGEEENTRRERVAELERLFQLEYAQGAIDIALGSRSVDLEDEDDPELLMGTDLLDASRMAERQQFDAALTAAQRAAADRTWAFGHVIVDEAQELSPMAWRLLMRRCPSRSMTVVGDVAQTGDLGGTSSWDDALAPYLERRYRLTELTVSYRTPGEIMDLAAPVLARVNPALAVPRAVRHTGVRPWRLTGDLSMLVKAVSEWSGDGRLGVIVPAGLLGAATAALPEAASGARADLTSPVVVLTVRQSKGLEFDAVIVYDPDRIVAESPRGDGDLYVALTRATQTLGLVSPGPIASLPD
- a CDS encoding trypsin-like serine peptidase, which codes for MRLTTPGGRLRSALIGGAALSLALAGLGAPAAAVPADSAAAPVAPHTTVADDNAPPRAVVPARAAAAGGAGISGTTGSGVLTPTTSPAVTGARAPGAGLSGGFGTDTVIGTDNRTRVNPTTPFPTSAIVQIIRVDGSTTWGCTGWVYGANIIATAGHCVHPGGGANGGGGNGFYPRANYTIIPARNGTTNPFGTCTATQLMSVNGWMADGSADYDYGAIRLSCNAGASTGTFGFWWQSASLTGTATTVSGYPCDKTFGEQWRHAGMTVTSTAARRVYYQNDTAGCQSGSPVYQTRAAGSSFCVGQCTMAIHAYGGSSNSGTRITEPVYNNLISWRG
- a CDS encoding carboxypeptidase-like regulatory domain-containing protein — translated: MRVPRPMTLVLLATVPLLLGLALIVADGDRPSSDTGPAASPAGPPAVGTVTGLVTDAGGAPVAGVGVQVSSLDDPPLPIPETGVITGADGRYEWRLRAGRYEFSAATGTTRAALPATVLPGGTVTLDLPLT